The Cervus canadensis isolate Bull #8, Minnesota chromosome 5, ASM1932006v1, whole genome shotgun sequence genome contains the following window.
GGCTAATAGTTTGAGAGCTTTTACCACATGACATTGGCTCCTTTATCCTCCCAGTGGTTCCACGAACAACGAAGAGTTCCACTAGACCCGTGAGGGAACTGAGGTCCTGAGAGTTAGTCACTGCACCAGGGCTCCCCAGAGGCCAGCCAGGCAGGACAGGAAGCCCAGCCCATTTGGTCACTCAGCCCCTGTTAAcatttccattccaatccctTGAAGCACACAGGATTAATAATAACCCGCTTTTTTTTCACGTTTTTATAATAATTAACTCCCTGCTGAGATGCATttccgccacccccaccccccactctgaGCCCTGTGTTTTGAGTTAAGATTAAACTAGTAACAACATGCCAAAGTCAAGACACGCGGGGCCACGGTGACCTGGGAATTAGGCAATCTACTCTGGGCAAGGAGCTGTTAAACAGTATCTTTAACATGAAAAATtggcttttaattttatcttaagtCAAGAGACTATAAAAAGTGCTAATTTTGCTCTATTGGCCTTAATACAGTCCACAAATCTACTGTAACCTTTCTAGTAATGAAATCATTTTGGCATaacagtgaaatgaaaaattgttttctaGCAACCAAGCCCTAAGCACAAGGGCATGGGAGCTGCGGCAATTGTTTCTGGAAAAGCCAGAAGGGAGAAAGAAGCTGGAGGAAGACACAGCAACACCCACAGAGGCCTTGATCTTTGCAGATActgagcaggcttccctggtggctcagtagttaaaaaatccacctgcccatacaggagatgagggttcgatccctgggtcatggagatcccctggagaaggaaatggcaatccacttcagtattctcgccaggaaatcccatggacagacgagtctggcgggctacagtccatggggtcaacaagagtaggacacgacttagcgactaagcaacagcaGATACTGAGCACCCTGCTTGGAAAACAGAGGAACCCATCAGACAGCGGTAGAGTGGTTTAATAGAGTGTGTGCGTAAGTATAGCAGAGGTGGCAGTGAGGGAAGGCCTCTTCAGGAGAGCAACTGAGCTAGCGTGCAGAAATCTTCGGGAAAAGATTCCAGCCAGAGGGAACTTCCACAGCAAAAGAGCCAAAAAGACCATTGTGGCTGGAGCAGCaagaactgaaactgaaaatgaGTCAAAGAGGAGAGGTAGGACCCCAGTCCTTGCCAACCTTGGTACCGAAAGGGAGGCCACCGGAGGATGTCCGACAAGGGGACAACCCAGTCCAATTCAGCTTCAAGGTCTCATTCTGGCCACTACTCAGAAAGTGGCGGGTTGGCATGCGTTCATTTCCAGGTGGGGGAACCCGTATAAAGCAAGGCTCAGCCTCTCTACATGGTGGGGTGTTATCAATTCACTGGCACTGTTTATAACCAACTCTGACTGGCAACCCACTGACCCTGCTCCTAGGATTACTTGgaagttattttcaaaaataagattGAAACAATAgttatcattttgaaaaataatagtgtTCTATTCATCACattggcttccctagtagctcagtagtaaagaatctgcctgccagagtaagagactcaggttcgatccctgtgtcaaagatcccctggagaaggaaatggcaacccactccagtattcttgcctggaaaattccatggacagaggagcctgacgagcttcagttcatggggttgcaaagagtcagacacagctggcaactgagcatacacacatacacacacagaatcatCACTCAAAGGAAGTAGATCAGAATAACTTTTGAAAAGTTACTTATTTTTGAAATGTGCCCTGCTTCCTCCCCCAAAGCATTTGAGTCCATTGATACAAAGCCCATGAGCAACTAGACAGCTTAAAGTTCTTTCTGGGATAATGTTTACAGTATATTGTAATATGGTGACAGCTTCAGTTTGGGAGAGAAACCGTAATACTGAAGAGTTTTAAAGCCCaattaaggacttccctgctggtccagtggtatccaccttgcaatgcaggggacttgggttcgatccctggtcggttaactaagatcccacaagcctcccTGCAACGAGGCCTGGACCCCAACTAAAGAGTCCATATGCTGCAGCGAAAGATCCTGCGTGAGGCAATAAAGATcccgaatgctgcaactaagacttgatgaagccaaataaataatgggggaaaaaatgtgagattaaaagaaaaaaagcccaatTAGTTCTAAGGGTTGTGTTAAGGCGAATGCACAGTCTCGTCACTGGTTAGGTCCTTGCAGTGCCTTCATTTTTATCCacttctgcatttttttaaagtttattttaaattgaaggataattgctttacaatattggtttgatttctgccatacatcaacaggaaTTAGCCATAGCTATACATATCTCCCCCCCGCCTTgaacctccctgcctcccaccccaccccacccctctaggttgtcacagagccccagtctgagttccctgagtcaaacggcaaattcccactggctgtctgctTCACATGcggtagtgtatatgcttccatgctactctctccatccatctcatcctctcggtcctccccccagccctgggccGTAAGTTcgtcctctgtgtctctgtctcctttgctgccctgcaaataggctcatcagtaccaccataaatcacagcaagatgcACTTCTGTATTTTCATCCTCCAGCTTCTCCTGGGCCTCTAGAGCTACCCTTTGCTGATTTGTTGCTCACTGGCACCCCCATCAGAGACGGAACAGAAAGAACCAGAGTCCAGAAATGCCCCTGGTTCAGCAGTTTCAGTTCTGTGTGTTTATCTTTGTGAGAGGGTGTTTGTGTGTATGGGGTGGGGGTAAGGGGTAGGGAAGATTTCAGGGTCAAAGTGATGTGTAAATTGTAATTACCCATTCCCCTACAGTGTAGAGTCTATGCACACATTCATACCCTGTCTCTCCTGGCTCTGCTGTCTGCTGAGTAAACCACTTAGAACCACAACATGCAATATGAAAATCTTAAAACTAGACAAGGAATCCAATTTCCATTTTCAGCACCCTTGAGTgtgagaaagtgttagttgctcagtcatgtccgactctttgcagccacatggactgcagcccgccatggtcctctgtccatggaaactcttcaggcaagaattcaggagtagatagccattcccttctccaggggatcttcctgacccagggatggaacccggctctcccacactgtgggcacattcttcaccatctgaaccaccaagtcTGCTCTGGTTCAGCTAGTGAGAATCCCATTCTTTGAACTGTTCACAAAATGAAACACTGTCAAACATCTCACAGGTACATTCAAGATAGAAAACAAAAGGTAGGAGAAGAAAAATTGGAGAAACTTTTCATTCTTCCAGCTGGGTGGATGTTAACAGACTTTTGTGATTATCTGCTTAAAGTGATTATCAGCTACAgaaggtttattattattattaatgcttaaaaaaaagtagaaaaagaaaaacactccattttaaaaaatcttccccAAAACTACTGCTTCTGGTACTTTTCCCATAATCTTCACCACATTCACTACATCCAAGACTATTTAtggccagacttccctggtagcaaAATATAACAGATTATGAAAAACAGATCTAGCAGAAGTGCTGAGGAATTTCTGAGGGTTTGGGGAGGTGGGGCTTGCTACATTGCCTCAAATTATAAATTGCACGTGTAATTTAATGTGTAACAAGAGGGTGCAGCTGCTTAAGAATTTCTGATTTGAGTAACTGAGCTTTCCAGTGAAATTCTCTCAGGAAAAATTCTGAAGTAAACTGCTTAAGTGTAACTGAAGTTTCCAGGTACTCTTCAAAAACACCTTTGACCACAATAGGTTTTTATAAAAGCTAAACCTTTAAGCTAAGGGAAAATGCTTGATGTGTGTTTATTCACCATAAAGCCTGGTTAAGCTTCTTCCAGCTTCCTTAAGAAATACTTCAGAGGTTAAACTTCTAACCCGTTCCACTCACTGGGCGTCGCTGCTAATGCAGCCCCTGAAGGCCCGGGGGAGCAGCCCGACGAGTCCCTCCCGACCGCGCTTTGGACTCGGGGCATCGCTGCACCCGGACTGCGACCTCAACTCCCGCAGCCGGCGGGTCTCCCGTCCCCCGGGGTGGAGATGGTGTCTGCCTGCGGCTGCCAGAACTCTCTCCAGCAACTGGGATGCAACCACACAACCACTTCCAGTGAAAAGTTTTTGGCGCATTTCCCTCCGCCGAAAACTTTAGGACTTGCAGCGCAACCGGCCGAGCTCGGCTTCCCTCTCCGCGGTCACTGCAAGCCCTCGGCGCCCACCCCTCCCCGGCTCCGCCGGGACGCGCGCCCACTACCCAGCCTGGATGCCAGGACGGTGGGTACGCGGGAGCCCTGCACCTCGGCACCTGGCACCTCTGGGGCGCGGGGAGGGGTCTGCAAGCTTGCCAGCAGCTGGGTACGCCGCGATCGGCGCGCTCCCTCCCCGGAGCTCCCGGGCGCGAACCCCCGACCTCCTGCACTCACCTCGCGTCCAGAGCTCCGGGAGGAAGAGCCACGGCAGGAGCAGCAGCACTGTCCGCCCCATCCCGAGACCGCGGATCTGAAAAGTCTCTTTGGACCGACGGACAGATGGACGTCCGGAACCTGCCGCGTCGCCGGCCTAGCGCGCGCTAAAACAGCCCAGTCCCGGAGACCCGGGCAGCCCGCTCCGAAGGCGCAGAGCGGAGCCGCGGTCGAAGGCGGCGAGAGAGGGAGGGGGACGGGCCGGGGGCCGAGTCTGAGCCCACCCAGCCAGTCTGGGAGACGAGGGGGCGGGACGGCGGCCGGGAGAGGCGGGCGGCGGAGAGGGTGGAAGGGGACTGGGCTGGACGCAAGGGGCGGAGAGGGGCGGGCCGCGGGGTGGGGTTGAGCCTGGGATGACCTGGGCGGGGGTGCGGGGGCTGAAAGCGAGGAGAGGAAGGTGAGGACCGTAaaggggaggggggggggcggtggctgGAGGTCTGCGCAGGAGAAAGGGCCCCCGGCCTCTCGGGGATTCAGACGTCCGGCAAGTGCAGGTGGGAGGGACAGAGAGTAAGTTGGGGAGGAGCGTAGGGTGCCCGAGGCTGCCAGCAGGCTTAAGGTGCCTGCGGCTTGGAGGCGGAGGCAGTCCCGCAATCGCGGGACACAAAACCCAGGCAGCAACGCTCCCAGAGGCCGAGGCCACCTTGGCGGCGCTCCCTGCCGAGCGCAACATCCATCCGCTCCCGGCCGAGCGCCTTCCCGGGCCGAAGCTGTGAGACAGTCCTGGCATCTAGGAGCTCACCGCCTCCCGGGAAGAACTCTTTGCTGTGCCCCCTTGTGAAGTCCAAAAGAGGTGATGCTCGTGGAGGGAGATGAACACCTAGGAAGTGGGAAGAGGCGGCCCCCCCAGCGATTAAAGCGTGGCGGGGCCAAGAGGGCAGTCGCAGAGAAAGTTAACCGTGAAAGAAATGTCAGCCACTTGTACTCATAACTGAAAGGGTGACTTTTTTATATGTAGATATGCACACATACTGgcagtgccaatgcaggagaggtaagagacatgagttcgatccctgggtggggaagatcccctggaggagggcatagcaacccaccccagtgttcttgcctggagaatcccatggacagaggagcctggcgggttacagtccacggggtcgcatagggtcacaaatcgtcggacaggactgaagcgactcagcacgcatCCACACACATTACTATCTTTAAGGCAACATCTTTAGAATTAATGTATTTTAGTGTGATCCTTTGACAACATGAATCAATAATGccattcctctgctcaaaaccagACAGTGATTCCCGCTTCCTTTCTTCATGAAAGCCGGAGTCCTGCCTTGTGGCCTACAGGGGAATACATGCCTGGTCCCCtctcctctctgacctcatctccttcCTCCACTTCCATTTATGCTGCTTTCTGGTCCAGAGTTCCTGACCCCAGTCTGGCTGGTCAAGTGGGCTAGATTTGGCTGTAAGGAGGCAACCAGTCCAAAGGGATTTAGATCCATTGTTACTTAACTGACAGCAAAGTCAGCATGATGTCAGCTACTGGCAGCCCCAGTCCCACTGGATGACACCCAGCCAGAGGGGCGGACATGAGCAGTGGGTAGCTCCCCTGATGAGCAGCCAACTCTAAAGTACAGCCGAGCAGCTCTTTGATTTTCAGAGGTGACTGCTGCTGTGTGgttgggcggggggaggggggcatggggaggaggggtggaaaCCAACTCACGTGCCCAGCTGAaagtctggagaaggaagagaaacaggCGTGCTGTGAGATAGGGATAAGAAAATGCCTCCAACGGTTGCCCACCAGCctcacctccccctgccccaggagGAGTCATGGCACAATTTCCCAAGACCTGGGTAGAACTGGAGTCAAGCCTCACCTGCACACCTACCTGGAGATGTGCAGGGTCACCAGGGCATCTCAGCAGAGCCCTGTTCTCCTGTGGTGTCCTTGCTGCTGCTCATATACGCCAGACTCTCTTCCATCCC
Protein-coding sequences here:
- the LOC122441309 gene encoding lysine-rich arabinogalactan protein 19-like, which codes for MPGLSHSFGPGRRSAGSGWMLRSAGSAAKVASASGSVAAWVLCPAIAGLPPPPSRRHLKPAGSLGHPTLLPNLLSVPPTCTCRTSESPRGRGPFLLRRPPATAPPPPLYGPHLPLLAFSPRTPAQVIPGSTPPRGPPLSAPCVQPSPLPPSPPPASPGRRPAPSSPRLAGWAQTRPPARPPPSLAAFDRGSALRLRSGLPGSPGLGCFSAR